In Streptomyces sp. P3, one DNA window encodes the following:
- a CDS encoding aldehyde dehydrogenase family protein, whose protein sequence is MTYEPPGATGSPVDVSPRYENFIGGKWEAPTTGEYSPNLSPATARPFCEVPKSGPEDIELALDAAHAAKDEWGGASAAQRAAVLNKVADAIDAHREELAVAESWDNGKPVRETLAADIPLAADHFRYFAAAIRAEESSITEIDKELIAYHFHEPLGVVGQIIPFNFPLLMAAWKLAPALAAGNTSVLKPASPTPWSILKLMEVIGDILPAGVVNVVNGPGAAIGKALATNKRIAKVAFTGETTTGRLIMQYASENIIPVTLELGGKSPNIFFNDVAAEDDDFLSKAVEGLVLYAFNKGEVCTCPSRALIQEGIYEEFMGRCLERIRAIKQGNPLDPATMIGPQVSRQQVEKIGSYVEIGVKEGAELLVGGHRPAIGGEFADGFFYEPTVLKGHNKMRVFQEEIFGPVLAVTTFKDEAEALEIANDTLYGLGAGVWSRDTGRTYRMGRAIKAGRVWTNCYHQYPAGAAFGGYKVSGIGRETHKMMLEHYSQTKNLLVSYGTKPLGLF, encoded by the coding sequence ATGACGTACGAGCCTCCGGGCGCGACGGGCAGCCCCGTCGACGTCTCGCCCCGCTACGAGAACTTCATCGGCGGCAAGTGGGAGGCGCCCACCACCGGTGAGTACTCGCCCAACCTGAGCCCCGCCACCGCCAGGCCTTTCTGCGAGGTCCCGAAGTCGGGTCCCGAGGACATCGAACTCGCCCTGGACGCCGCGCACGCCGCGAAGGACGAGTGGGGCGGGGCGTCCGCGGCCCAGCGGGCCGCGGTGCTGAACAAGGTGGCGGACGCCATCGACGCCCACCGCGAGGAGCTCGCCGTCGCCGAGAGCTGGGACAACGGCAAGCCCGTCCGTGAGACCCTCGCCGCCGACATCCCGCTCGCCGCGGACCACTTCCGCTACTTCGCGGCTGCGATCCGCGCCGAGGAGAGCTCGATCACCGAGATCGACAAGGAGCTGATCGCCTACCACTTCCACGAGCCGCTGGGCGTGGTCGGGCAGATCATCCCGTTCAACTTCCCGCTCCTGATGGCCGCGTGGAAGCTGGCCCCGGCGCTCGCCGCGGGCAACACCTCGGTCCTCAAGCCCGCCTCGCCGACCCCGTGGTCGATCCTGAAGCTGATGGAGGTCATCGGCGACATCCTCCCCGCCGGCGTCGTCAACGTCGTCAACGGCCCGGGCGCCGCGATCGGCAAGGCGCTGGCCACCAACAAGCGCATCGCCAAGGTCGCCTTCACCGGGGAGACCACCACCGGCCGGCTGATCATGCAGTACGCGTCCGAGAACATCATCCCGGTCACCCTGGAGCTGGGCGGCAAGTCGCCGAACATCTTCTTCAACGACGTGGCCGCCGAGGACGACGACTTCCTCAGCAAGGCCGTCGAGGGACTCGTGCTGTACGCGTTCAACAAGGGCGAGGTGTGCACCTGTCCCTCGCGCGCACTGATCCAGGAGGGCATCTACGAGGAGTTCATGGGCCGCTGTCTGGAGCGCATCCGCGCCATCAAGCAGGGCAACCCGCTCGACCCGGCCACCATGATCGGCCCCCAGGTCTCCAGGCAGCAGGTCGAGAAGATCGGCTCCTACGTCGAGATCGGCGTGAAGGAAGGAGCCGAACTGCTCGTGGGCGGCCACCGTCCCGCCATCGGCGGGGAGTTCGCGGACGGGTTCTTCTACGAGCCGACCGTCCTCAAGGGCCACAACAAGATGCGGGTCTTCCAGGAGGAGATCTTTGGACCCGTCCTCGCGGTCACCACCTTCAAGGACGAGGCCGAGGCGCTCGAGATCGCCAACGACACGCTGTACGGCCTCGGGGCCGGCGTGTGGAGCCGCGACACCGGACGCACCTACCGGATGGGCCGCGCCATAAAGGCGGGCCGCGTCTGGACGAACTGCTACCACCAGTACCCGGCGGGTGCCGCGTTCGGTGGCTACAAGGTCTCCGGCATCGGCCGCGAGACCCACAAGATGATGCTCGAGCACTACAGCCAGACCAAGAACCTCCTGGTCAGCTACGGCACCAAGCCGCTCGGGCTGTTCTAG